The following proteins are encoded in a genomic region of Sulfurimonas sp. HSL3-7:
- the lptB gene encoding LPS export ABC transporter ATP-binding protein has protein sequence MHKLIAKDLVKTIKGTEIVRGMSLEVNSGEVVGLLGPNGAGKTTSFYMICGLVEMTSGEVFLDGEDISHMPLHQRAVKGIGYLPQEASIFKDLTVEENLMVAAQVNIKDEKAQYERIEELLDMFNIEPIRYRKGISLSGGERRRAEIARALINSPRFLLLDEPFAGVDPLAVSDIQEVIHQLVQYDIGVLITDHNVRETLDVCDRAYVIKSGSLLASGTSDEIGQNEDVRKHYLGESFKL, from the coding sequence ATGCATAAGTTAATAGCCAAAGATCTTGTCAAGACGATAAAGGGGACGGAGATCGTCCGCGGCATGTCGCTTGAGGTTAATTCGGGCGAGGTCGTCGGACTGCTCGGTCCAAACGGTGCGGGGAAGACGACCAGCTTCTATATGATCTGCGGGCTTGTCGAGATGACAAGCGGCGAGGTCTTTCTTGACGGCGAAGACATCTCCCATATGCCGCTGCACCAGCGTGCGGTCAAAGGGATCGGCTATCTGCCGCAGGAAGCGTCGATCTTCAAAGACCTGACGGTGGAAGAGAACCTGATGGTTGCGGCCCAGGTCAACATCAAAGATGAAAAAGCGCAGTACGAACGGATTGAAGAGCTGCTGGACATGTTCAACATCGAACCGATCCGCTACCGTAAAGGGATCTCCCTCTCCGGGGGTGAACGCCGCCGCGCGGAGATCGCCCGTGCACTGATCAATTCGCCGCGGTTTTTACTGTTGGACGAGCCGTTCGCCGGGGTTGACCCGCTGGCGGTCAGCGATATTCAGGAGGTCATCCATCAGCTGGTCCAATATGATATCGGCGTTTTGATCACCGACCACAACGTGCGCGAGACTCTGGACGTATGCGACCGTGCCTATGTCATCAAAAGCGGTTCGCTGTTGGCCTCGGGAACAAGCGACGAGATCGGCCAAAACGAAGATGTCCGTAAACACTATCTCGGAGAGTCGTTTAAGCTTTGA
- a CDS encoding RNA-binding S4 domain-containing protein, which translates to MRIDKYLNAVNITKRRSVAQDMISSGVVYINDKAVKASKNVEIGNIITIAYLKGAKRYEVLAIPTTKSTPKSEQEKYIKELS; encoded by the coding sequence ATGCGAATAGACAAATATTTAAATGCTGTCAACATTACCAAACGCCGGAGCGTGGCTCAGGATATGATCAGTTCGGGCGTTGTTTATATTAATGATAAAGCCGTCAAAGCAAGCAAAAACGTAGAGATAGGCAATATTATCACGATCGCCTATCTTAAAGGGGCCAAGCGTTATGAGGTCCTGGCGATACCGACGACAAAATCGACACCCAAGTCGGAACAAGAGAAATATATCAAGGAGCTTTCATGA
- a CDS encoding CoA-binding protein, which translates to MECEFPTVNADDDQVKEIFESVKTIAVLGLSPDESKDSNMVARYLQNKGYKIIPVYPKDNEDILGEKVYTSLADIPQKVDMINIFRKPSALGAIADAAIARGDVKVFWSQQGIVNNAAAQKAEDAGMTVVQNRCSMVEHRKLIG; encoded by the coding sequence ATGGAGTGCGAATTCCCGACGGTCAATGCCGATGACGACCAGGTGAAAGAGATATTTGAGAGTGTCAAGACAATTGCCGTGTTAGGTCTTTCTCCGGATGAGAGTAAAGACAGCAACATGGTGGCGCGTTACCTTCAAAACAAAGGCTACAAGATCATTCCTGTCTACCCGAAAGATAACGAGGATATATTGGGAGAGAAGGTCTATACCTCTTTGGCTGATATACCGCAGAAGGTGGATATGATCAATATCTTTCGTAAACCGAGTGCCCTCGGTGCGATCGCTGATGCCGCGATAGCGCGTGGTGATGTCAAAGTCTTTTGGTCGCAACAGGGGATTGTCAACAATGCCGCAGCACAAAAAGCTGAAGATGCCGGAATGACAGTGGTCCAGAACCGCTGTTCGATGGTCGAACATCGTAAATTGATAGGTTGA
- a CDS encoding TIGR02757 family protein, with the protein MNNRLQTVKMRLDLEVAKRNSLDELHSSRPDPIMPAREHREEYRALICALFGYGRADSIIKFLYSLDLSLLESSESEIGKALSAYYYRFQNSQDVIEIFRTLHRLKKEGSLESFFYEGYRKEQNVLTGLNTLIGAMSKVNTYKSRGYDFLVGKPIVKSRGNSAMKRWMMYLRWMVRKDNIDMGLWTTVDKKDLIMPLDTHTFNISRRLGLLQRKSYDLEAALELTETLRGFDKEDPVKYDFALYRIGQEKML; encoded by the coding sequence TTGAATAACCGTCTTCAAACAGTCAAGATGCGCTTGGATTTGGAAGTCGCTAAACGCAATTCCCTCGATGAACTGCATTCGAGCCGTCCCGACCCCATCATGCCGGCCCGCGAACACAGAGAGGAGTACCGTGCACTGATCTGTGCTCTTTTTGGCTACGGCAGGGCTGACAGCATCATTAAATTTCTCTATTCCCTGGACCTCTCTCTGCTCGAAAGCTCGGAGAGCGAGATCGGAAAAGCTCTCTCAGCCTACTATTACCGTTTTCAAAACAGCCAGGATGTCATTGAGATATTCAGAACCTTGCATCGCCTTAAAAAAGAGGGGAGCCTGGAATCCTTTTTTTATGAAGGATATCGCAAAGAACAGAACGTATTGACGGGGCTCAATACCCTGATCGGTGCCATGTCAAAAGTCAACACCTATAAGAGCAGAGGGTATGACTTCCTGGTCGGAAAGCCCATTGTCAAGAGCAGGGGGAACTCGGCGATGAAGCGCTGGATGATGTACCTGCGCTGGATGGTCCGAAAAGACAATATCGATATGGGGCTGTGGACAACGGTCGATAAAAAAGACTTGATCATGCCGCTGGACACCCACACCTTCAATATCTCGAGAAGACTCGGTCTTCTGCAGCGAAAGAGTTATGACCTTGAAGCCGCCCTCGAACTGACAGAGACGCTGCGGGGTTTTGATAAAGAGGACCCGGTCAAGTATGACTTTGCCCTCTACCGTATCGGACAGGAAAAAATGCTATAA
- the tsaE gene encoding tRNA (adenosine(37)-N6)-threonylcarbamoyltransferase complex ATPase subunit type 1 TsaE, translating into MTELTCSLEQLQDVCQAIVDLLPEGGVVILRGDLAAGKTTLTQAFAKHLGLSEAVTSPTFSLQQCYGDRLFHYDIYNQGMDHFLSLGMLEELEREGYHLVEWGDESLARLLKTAGIPMITVVIDKADKNRRTYRIEDA; encoded by the coding sequence GTGACCGAGTTAACATGCTCCCTTGAACAGCTGCAGGATGTCTGTCAGGCTATCGTCGATCTGCTGCCCGAAGGCGGGGTTGTCATACTGAGGGGTGACCTGGCTGCCGGAAAGACAACACTCACACAGGCCTTTGCAAAACATCTGGGGCTGAGTGAAGCGGTAACATCGCCGACGTTCTCTTTGCAGCAGTGTTACGGCGACAGGCTGTTCCATTACGATATCTACAATCAGGGGATGGACCATTTTCTCTCTTTGGGTATGCTTGAGGAGCTGGAACGCGAAGGATACCATCTCGTCGAATGGGGTGATGAGTCGCTTGCACGACTTTTAAAAACGGCAGGGATACCGATGATTACCGTGGTAATCGATAAAGCAGATAAGAACAGACGAACCTATAGGATAGAGGATGCATAA
- the ilvA gene encoding threonine ammonia-lyase: MFPLEKIKQAQKRISEVVVHTPFSYAPFLSEQSGVTVYLKKENLQMTGAFKLRGAFNKIASLSEAERSKGVVAASAGNHAQGVAYSAQHFGIKAVIVMPDSTPLTKINGVRYFGAEVILAGSNYDEAYAYATKYGEENGLVFVHPFEDDEVIAGQGTVALEILEAASDLDAVIVPVGGGGLISGIAAAVKGINPEIEVIGVSASGAPALKNSFDAKTPIDSLSVRTIADGIAVRDCSPVTLNYMLETVDTFITVDDNEIASGILFLLEKQKLVVEGAGAVGIAALLHKKLPHLTGKKVAVVLSGGNVDVTLLSVIIEKGLIKSNRKIKLTVTLVDKPGSLMQLTGLLRDLNANIVHIAYDRTSTDLDYGDANVTIHLETKGKEHQSEIIKVLHDNGYLSNEFH, from the coding sequence TTGTTTCCATTAGAAAAGATCAAACAAGCGCAAAAGCGTATTAGTGAAGTCGTCGTACACACACCTTTCTCTTATGCCCCGTTTTTAAGCGAGCAGAGCGGTGTCACTGTTTACCTGAAAAAAGAGAACCTGCAGATGACGGGTGCCTTCAAACTGCGCGGCGCTTTCAACAAGATCGCATCGCTCAGTGAGGCCGAACGCTCAAAAGGGGTCGTAGCGGCAAGCGCAGGAAACCATGCACAGGGGGTTGCCTACTCGGCCCAGCATTTCGGCATTAAAGCCGTCATCGTCATGCCTGACTCGACCCCACTGACCAAGATCAACGGGGTCCGTTATTTCGGTGCGGAAGTGATCCTCGCCGGAAGCAACTATGATGAGGCCTACGCCTATGCGACAAAATACGGCGAGGAGAACGGGCTTGTCTTTGTCCACCCGTTTGAAGACGACGAGGTCATCGCCGGGCAGGGGACCGTTGCCCTGGAGATACTCGAAGCGGCATCGGACCTGGATGCCGTCATCGTGCCTGTCGGAGGCGGCGGTCTGATCTCGGGTATCGCAGCCGCGGTCAAAGGGATCAACCCGGAGATCGAAGTCATCGGCGTCAGTGCGTCCGGTGCACCGGCACTGAAAAACTCCTTTGACGCCAAGACACCGATCGATTCACTTTCGGTACGTACTATCGCCGATGGTATCGCCGTACGCGACTGTTCGCCTGTCACACTGAACTATATGCTCGAGACAGTCGACACCTTCATAACGGTGGACGACAACGAGATCGCAAGCGGTATTCTTTTTCTGCTGGAGAAACAGAAACTTGTGGTTGAAGGTGCAGGTGCGGTCGGCATCGCTGCGCTTCTGCACAAGAAGCTTCCGCACCTTACCGGTAAGAAAGTGGCCGTTGTACTGAGCGGCGGTAATGTCGATGTGACACTGTTGTCGGTCATTATCGAAAAAGGTCTTATCAAGTCCAACCGCAAGATCAAACTGACGGTGACACTGGTGGACAAGCCGGGCTCACTGATGCAGCTTACAGGTCTGCTCAGAGATCTCAATGCCAACATTGTCCATATCGCCTATGACCGTACGTCGACCGATCTTGATTACGGTGATGCCAATGTGACCATCCACCTGGAGACCAAAGGCAAAGAGCATCAAAGCGAAATCATCAAGGTCCTGCACGACAACGGCTATCTGAGCAACGAATTCCATTAA
- the trpD gene encoding anthranilate phosphoribosyltransferase: MNYEEAFSAFTSLFNHEMSDEQMRDFLVSMKLDSETSVDALAAAAAVMRSHAVALPVAEELRPKLLDIVGTGGDKIGSFNISSTVALLCASMGSYVAKHGSRSVTSKSGSADMFESLGVRLDLSIEQSARLLEECGFTFMFAQNHHPAMKFIMPIRKTISEKTVFNVLGPLTNPAGVQKIMLGVFDRSFVPKIAKALQINNVKSAIVVSSKEHMDEISISDITYAARLSEEGINEYEIDPTAYGIERQPLETIVGGDAKENAQILHNIFNNRATTAQRDIVMINAANAFIVDGKARDIQDGLEMASEALLSGKAKAKLEEIIKVSQKL; the protein is encoded by the coding sequence ATGAACTATGAAGAGGCTTTCAGCGCTTTTACCTCACTCTTTAACCATGAGATGAGTGATGAACAGATGCGGGACTTCCTGGTCTCGATGAAACTTGACAGTGAGACATCGGTGGATGCGCTGGCAGCCGCAGCCGCGGTGATGCGCTCCCATGCTGTTGCGCTGCCGGTAGCCGAGGAGCTGCGTCCTAAACTGCTTGATATCGTGGGTACGGGCGGCGACAAGATCGGAAGTTTCAACATCTCTTCGACTGTCGCGCTGCTCTGCGCGTCGATGGGCTCTTATGTGGCCAAACACGGCAGCCGCTCCGTTACGTCAAAATCGGGCAGTGCCGATATGTTTGAATCGCTCGGTGTGCGTCTGGACCTCAGTATAGAACAGAGTGCACGGCTGCTTGAAGAGTGCGGCTTCACTTTTATGTTTGCTCAAAACCATCACCCTGCGATGAAGTTCATTATGCCGATACGCAAGACCATCAGCGAAAAGACGGTCTTCAATGTCCTTGGCCCGTTGACGAATCCCGCCGGTGTCCAGAAGATCATGCTGGGCGTGTTCGACAGGTCGTTCGTTCCCAAGATCGCCAAAGCCCTTCAGATCAACAATGTCAAGTCGGCGATCGTTGTCAGTTCCAAAGAGCATATGGATGAGATCAGTATCTCTGATATCACCTATGCGGCGCGTCTGTCGGAAGAGGGGATCAACGAGTACGAGATCGATCCGACTGCGTACGGCATAGAACGCCAGCCGCTTGAGACGATCGTCGGCGGTGATGCTAAAGAGAACGCGCAGATCCTGCACAACATTTTCAATAATCGTGCGACGACAGCGCAGCGCGATATCGTCATGATCAATGCGGCAAACGCCTTTATCGTCGACGGCAAAGCACGCGATATCCAGGATGGGCTGGAGATGGCTAGCGAAGCGCTGCTCAGCGGAAAAGCAAAGGCAAAACTCGAAGAGATCATTAAAGTGAGCCAGAAACTGTGA